The following are from one region of the bacterium genome:
- a CDS encoding amidohydrolase family protein translates to MPDTASVFSPDALWESLDLAAAWSGDWFRFRHEEQEKFLHRLVKESPFDLNLKQAGTSIEGRQLVSMRFGRGERRVMIWARQHGDEPDCTAALCLFLYNLITRHEEPLFKLLLDKISFCIFPMVNPDGVYRFTRQNAQGIDLNRDAVAQTTPESKALIALKDDFQPEYAFNLHDMSARKSTGNKDLVALAFQAGPFEPGDTDNEVRLKGKHIIGLMAEAARTRAPRNLARYTADYMHTAFGDSMMRWGVSTILVESGGWFPEKGGDEFVIRLFAMSLIRGLHAIANGEDAKPSGKEYDRLPFDSGKAFADEIYEGARVFEGGALNMFDGDIAVNLERRTRRVEDSKLSIGAFEGVGDLQDRLAKSRRQINGKVVLPGIVGLAPALNFGTEIPKPEAVMPYLRAGVTTLAAAFGPFADDRDCDAFAATLANTPPPIHMLPLERVQSLEEIIRRHGMTDLSGMVVSGLTITPQQLIDFTHVYHPAHHSAVPEDEADRLIGLNIIFQGAASNRQTRFHLNFHSLNEEEAKKTRPVDPLMLKRIADEFLRHPNQLFFSTDILEPDWHGQPLVLSRAGSRRDYAPPPNFLAHAIDRAHAEDEGAISTLISLLTYQSAKSWRMKSVGLIRVGYRADFVVLPESILDPTTIEGIQPEIVVLNGQVVIDRERNLERPGVGLWNLASD, encoded by the coding sequence ATGCCTGATACCGCTTCCGTATTCTCTCCAGACGCCCTCTGGGAGAGCCTCGATCTCGCCGCCGCATGGTCCGGCGACTGGTTCCGATTCCGCCACGAGGAGCAGGAGAAATTCCTGCATCGACTCGTCAAGGAGTCGCCGTTCGACCTGAACCTCAAACAGGCCGGCACATCCATCGAAGGCCGCCAACTCGTCTCGATGCGTTTTGGTCGCGGGGAACGCCGGGTCATGATCTGGGCGCGCCAGCACGGCGACGAGCCGGACTGCACCGCCGCTCTCTGCCTCTTCCTCTACAACCTGATCACGCGCCACGAAGAGCCGCTCTTCAAGCTGCTGCTCGACAAGATCTCTTTCTGTATCTTCCCGATGGTGAACCCCGACGGGGTCTACCGCTTCACGCGCCAAAACGCACAGGGCATCGATTTGAATCGCGACGCCGTTGCGCAAACCACCCCCGAATCCAAGGCCCTCATCGCGTTGAAGGACGACTTCCAGCCGGAGTACGCCTTTAACCTGCACGACATGAGCGCCCGCAAGTCGACGGGCAATAAGGACCTCGTCGCGTTGGCCTTCCAGGCCGGCCCATTCGAACCCGGCGACACCGACAACGAAGTGCGCCTGAAGGGCAAACACATCATTGGCCTGATGGCGGAAGCCGCACGCACGCGCGCTCCGAGAAACCTGGCGCGCTACACCGCCGACTACATGCACACCGCGTTCGGCGATTCGATGATGCGCTGGGGAGTGTCGACGATCCTGGTCGAGTCCGGCGGCTGGTTCCCCGAAAAGGGCGGCGATGAGTTTGTCATTCGCCTCTTCGCGATGTCGCTGATCCGCGGACTGCACGCGATCGCAAACGGCGAAGACGCAAAACCAAGCGGCAAGGAATACGACCGCCTTCCGTTCGACAGTGGCAAAGCCTTCGCCGATGAAATCTACGAAGGCGCCCGCGTGTTCGAAGGCGGCGCGCTCAACATGTTCGACGGCGACATCGCCGTGAATCTGGAGCGCCGCACGCGCCGCGTTGAAGATTCGAAACTCAGCATCGGGGCCTTCGAAGGCGTCGGCGATCTCCAGGATCGTCTCGCGAAGTCACGTCGCCAGATCAATGGCAAGGTTGTTCTGCCGGGCATCGTTGGACTCGCGCCGGCGTTGAACTTCGGCACCGAAATTCCCAAGCCCGAAGCCGTCATGCCGTACCTGCGCGCCGGCGTCACGACGCTGGCCGCCGCATTCGGCCCATTCGCGGACGATCGCGATTGCGATGCCTTCGCTGCAACATTGGCAAACACGCCGCCGCCCATTCACATGCTTCCGCTGGAGCGCGTCCAGAGCCTCGAAGAGATCATCCGCCGCCATGGCATGACCGATCTCTCCGGCATGGTTGTTTCCGGCCTCACGATCACGCCCCAACAACTCATCGACTTCACGCACGTCTACCACCCCGCGCATCACTCCGCCGTGCCCGAGGACGAAGCCGATCGCCTCATTGGTCTGAACATCATCTTCCAGGGCGCCGCGTCGAATCGCCAGACGCGATTCCATCTGAATTTCCACTCGCTAAACGAAGAAGAAGCGAAAAAAACGCGCCCCGTGGATCCTTTGATGCTGAAACGCATCGCCGACGAGTTCCTTCGCCACCCGAACCAGCTCTTCTTCAGCACCGACATCCTCGAACCCGACTGGCACGGCCAGCCGCTTGTTCTCAGCCGCGCAGGCAGCCGACGTGACTACGCGCCGCCACCGAATTTCCTGGCGCACGCCATCGATCGCGCCCACGCGGAAGATGAAGGCGCCATCAGCACGCTCATCAGTCTGCTGACCTATCAGAGCGCAAAGTCCTGGCGCATGAAGAGCGTCGGCCTGATCCGGGTTGGCTACCGCGCGGACTTCGTTGTCTTGCCCGAATCGATTCTCGATCCAACAACGATCGAGGGCATACAACCCGAGATCGTCGTTCTCAATGGCCAGGTCGTCATCGATCGCGAACGCAACCTCGAACGCCCTGGCGTCGGTTTGTGGAACCTGGCCTCCGACTAG